A single genomic interval of Alteromonas sp. BL110 harbors:
- a CDS encoding DeoR/GlpR family transcriptional regulator: protein MNQTQRHEKIVGLIKQHGFMSIDDLVSACEVTPQTIRRDLNQLAENGVVSRYHGGAGLNRSWENTPYQERKTQNSEVKEKIAEAVAAMIPDGASLFINIGTTTELIATKLLNHKNLHVVTNNIHVATILSAKEDFSVIIAAGEVRYRDGGIIGEATCDFISQFRMDYGIIGISGISSDGALLDFDFREVKVSQAILEHTQHVILAADYSKFERRAMVEQGHISQVDCLVCEKTPPPSIGKIIKENNITFVKA from the coding sequence ATGAACCAAACGCAAAGACACGAAAAAATTGTTGGGCTAATAAAGCAACATGGTTTTATGTCTATTGATGATTTGGTTAGTGCTTGTGAAGTGACGCCACAGACCATTCGAAGAGATTTAAATCAGTTGGCTGAAAACGGTGTAGTTAGTCGCTATCACGGTGGCGCTGGATTAAACAGAAGCTGGGAGAATACGCCCTATCAAGAACGGAAAACGCAGAACAGTGAAGTAAAAGAAAAGATTGCTGAAGCGGTTGCAGCCATGATCCCCGATGGTGCGTCTTTGTTTATAAATATTGGTACTACGACTGAGCTTATCGCTACTAAGCTGCTAAATCATAAAAATCTACATGTAGTAACAAACAACATCCATGTGGCAACTATCTTATCTGCCAAAGAAGACTTCTCGGTGATTATCGCCGCAGGTGAAGTACGCTACCGCGACGGTGGTATTATTGGCGAAGCGACCTGTGATTTTATCAGTCAGTTTCGCATGGACTACGGCATTATCGGTATTAGTGGAATAAGCTCAGACGGCGCGTTATTAGACTTTGACTTCAGGGAAGTGAAAGTCTCACAAGCTATTCTAGAACATACCCAACACGTCATCCTTGCGGCCGACTACAGTAAATTTGAACGCCGCGCCATGGTTGAACAGGGCCATATATCCCAAGTCGACTGTTTAGTTTGCGAGAAAACACCACCGCCAAGTATAGGTAAAATTATAAAAGAAAATAACATTACTTTTGTAAAAGCATAA
- the glpK gene encoding glycerol kinase GlpK has product MGQHILAIDQGTTSSRSIIFSAKGSIEAIAQQEFSQKYPKDGWVEHDPEEIWESVVATLKEVFDKCNITPSDIAAIGITNQRETTLVWDKQSGKPVYPAIVWQDRRTAQYCRDFSEDEDFVSYITESTGLLLDPYFSATKVAWILDNVEGARGKAENGELLFGTVDTYLIWRLTGGESHKTDATNASRTMLFDINNQCWDEKLLNKFNIPASMLPEVMDCAADFGVIKEDIIGKAIPIQGVAGDQQAALVGQACFEKGMAKSTYGTGCFMILNTGDAPLQSKNRLLTTVGYRLNGKTTYALEGSIFMAGATVQWLRDGLKLIDDAAESEALAQRAREDNGVFLVPAFTGLGAPYWDPDARGAILGLTRDTGISEIVAAGLQSVCYQTKDLQKAMESDGARPTNIRVDGGMSRNDWVMGFLSDILGAEVERPEITETTALGAAFLAGLQAGVFSSIDDLTQCWKSDSVFTPRLSKQERDQAYDGWKAAVDRIRCS; this is encoded by the coding sequence ATGGGACAACATATTCTTGCCATTGATCAAGGCACAACAAGCTCTCGCAGCATTATTTTCTCTGCAAAAGGCAGTATAGAGGCCATCGCTCAACAGGAGTTTTCTCAAAAGTACCCTAAAGATGGCTGGGTTGAACACGACCCGGAAGAAATTTGGGAAAGCGTTGTCGCAACCCTGAAGGAAGTTTTTGACAAATGTAATATAACCCCTTCTGACATCGCCGCTATTGGTATCACAAATCAGCGCGAAACCACGCTAGTTTGGGATAAACAATCAGGAAAGCCTGTCTACCCTGCTATTGTTTGGCAAGACAGACGCACAGCACAATATTGCCGAGATTTTAGCGAAGACGAAGACTTCGTTTCGTATATTACAGAGTCGACAGGGCTTTTACTTGACCCTTATTTCTCAGCAACAAAAGTCGCATGGATACTGGATAATGTTGAAGGCGCCCGAGGGAAGGCGGAAAATGGCGAGCTTCTGTTTGGTACCGTGGATACGTATTTGATTTGGCGCTTAACGGGCGGTGAATCACACAAAACTGACGCCACAAATGCGTCTCGAACCATGCTGTTTGACATTAATAATCAGTGTTGGGATGAAAAACTACTCAATAAATTTAATATCCCTGCTTCAATGCTACCGGAAGTTATGGACTGTGCCGCGGATTTTGGGGTAATTAAAGAAGATATCATCGGCAAAGCTATCCCTATTCAGGGTGTTGCAGGCGATCAGCAAGCAGCACTGGTGGGTCAAGCGTGTTTTGAAAAAGGCATGGCAAAAAGCACGTACGGAACGGGGTGCTTTATGATCCTTAATACCGGCGACGCCCCTCTTCAATCTAAGAACCGCTTACTTACAACAGTGGGCTATCGGCTTAATGGTAAAACGACTTACGCCCTAGAAGGCAGTATTTTTATGGCTGGCGCTACCGTACAGTGGCTTCGCGATGGCTTAAAGCTTATTGATGATGCGGCAGAATCTGAAGCGTTAGCACAACGCGCTAGAGAAGATAACGGTGTGTTTCTAGTTCCCGCATTTACCGGCTTAGGCGCGCCTTATTGGGACCCCGATGCTCGAGGCGCTATTTTAGGACTTACTCGTGATACAGGAATAAGCGAAATCGTTGCGGCAGGCCTGCAATCGGTTTGCTACCAAACCAAAGACCTTCAAAAGGCGATGGAAAGCGACGGAGCTCGCCCTACAAATATACGTGTAGACGGCGGAATGTCGCGTAATGACTGGGTCATGGGCTTTTTGTCGGATATTTTAGGTGCTGAAGTAGAGCGACCTGAAATCACCGAAACAACCGCGTTAGGCGCTGCCTTCCTTGCTGGATTACAAGCAGGTGTGTTTAGTAGTATTGATGATCTAACCCAATGCTGGAAAAGTGATAGCGTTTTCACCCCCAGACTATCGAAGCAGGAACGTGATCAAGCCTATGACGGTTGGAAGGCCGCTGTAGACCGTATCCGTTGTAGCTAA
- a CDS encoding TonB-dependent receptor gives MTHKINTSQLGPIAKRSLLGVAIASALHAPVAFSQDADTQSVNDAPVEVIEVRGIVSSLKRAMSDKKENLAVSDGIAAEDLGKFPDLNVAESLQRITGVSIDRNGGEGQKVTVRGFGPQFNTVLVNGRQLATDDAGRAFNFDVLAADQITGASIYKSGVANLQSGGIGSTINVSTARPFDYDGFQAVGSVKGVYETLSEETSPQASFLVSNTFADDKFGLLLAVSHQERQVQINRIQTAGWRPGLTLSNRGDGETAEIIATDVYLPRNWDQVVDQQDRTRTNASLVAQFAPSDDVTITLDGFISKFEVDSQVTDLASWFEPDRVGSATISEFGTALQFTQEIDLHQGSGNPASDFVSSTRGVRDVTNKGFGLNVDWQVTDALSATFDVSTSEAENDVAGEGRFNVVGIINNYEFDSTGGTPTVIHDGFADGQLPDISLNRLHYNDLGNVVASEDEVTEYKADFTYLADSDVFRKVDFGILRSEREKFVYQEFASQCAFCGYGTEAPIDELNIRPFTANNFFSGLIDTWYTYDGDAYLDYLASQGAPVVPTLQPNYYNIEEDVTALYANFEFGYDIGDMPLTMNFGARYEETSVSVSAVQALIADVVPTTDLTLFSNVFAPSENITGSSSYANLLPSLNVKLEVQEDMIVRFSRYDSLTRPTMSQMSPATTFNEPRRQNLQASGGNPDLKPFSAENWDLSFEWYYSDDSVFSFAVFSKEVEDFIVTLSGDETYTMTNRLPNDYRCAAEDCAVGVSLDPQDPDRDVVADTEELNGASEVYTVTRPQNGETATVNGYEVAITHVWDNGFGVTANATVVNSDAEVSGDTTQTFALAGLGDSQNLIVFYERDAFQARVAFNNRESFLFALDNTEVGGATGEPITTETYGQWDVSASYDINEHLTVFVEGINVTEEELSQIGRFPDQIYSIEDNGARYSVGIRGSF, from the coding sequence GTGACACATAAAATTAACACATCACAGTTAGGCCCAATTGCGAAACGCTCACTTTTAGGTGTTGCTATCGCCTCTGCCCTACACGCACCGGTAGCATTTTCTCAAGATGCTGACACTCAAAGTGTAAACGATGCACCTGTTGAAGTTATTGAAGTTCGCGGCATTGTAAGCAGCTTGAAAAGAGCAATGTCTGATAAGAAAGAAAACCTCGCTGTTTCAGACGGTATCGCAGCGGAAGATTTAGGTAAATTCCCAGATCTAAACGTTGCTGAATCACTTCAGCGTATTACTGGTGTTTCTATTGACCGTAACGGTGGTGAAGGCCAAAAAGTTACGGTACGTGGTTTCGGCCCACAGTTTAACACTGTACTTGTAAACGGTCGCCAACTAGCTACCGACGATGCTGGCCGTGCGTTTAACTTCGACGTACTCGCTGCCGACCAAATTACTGGCGCTAGTATTTACAAAAGTGGCGTTGCCAACCTTCAATCCGGTGGCATCGGCTCAACCATCAATGTATCTACTGCTCGCCCATTTGACTATGACGGTTTCCAAGCGGTAGGTAGCGTGAAGGGTGTTTATGAAACCCTTTCTGAAGAAACGTCTCCACAAGCCTCTTTCTTGGTAAGTAATACATTTGCCGACGATAAGTTTGGTTTACTTCTAGCGGTATCGCATCAAGAGCGTCAAGTTCAAATTAACCGTATTCAAACGGCAGGCTGGCGTCCAGGTCTAACACTTTCTAACCGTGGCGATGGCGAAACGGCTGAGATTATTGCTACTGACGTTTATTTGCCACGTAACTGGGACCAAGTTGTTGATCAACAAGACAGAACTCGTACTAACGCATCACTTGTTGCACAGTTCGCGCCATCTGATGATGTAACCATCACGTTAGACGGTTTTATTTCAAAGTTTGAGGTTGATTCTCAAGTTACTGACCTTGCATCATGGTTTGAACCAGATCGTGTTGGTTCTGCAACTATTTCTGAGTTTGGTACGGCTTTACAATTTACACAAGAAATTGACTTACACCAAGGTAGCGGTAACCCTGCATCTGACTTCGTATCATCAACTCGTGGTGTACGTGATGTAACTAACAAAGGCTTTGGTTTAAATGTTGATTGGCAAGTGACTGACGCGTTATCTGCAACGTTTGATGTTTCAACTTCTGAAGCTGAAAATGATGTAGCTGGCGAAGGTCGCTTTAATGTTGTTGGTATCATCAACAACTACGAGTTCGATAGCACAGGCGGCACACCTACTGTAATTCACGATGGTTTCGCCGATGGGCAATTGCCTGATATCTCACTAAACCGCCTTCACTATAACGACTTAGGTAACGTTGTTGCCTCAGAAGATGAAGTAACAGAATACAAAGCTGACTTCACTTATTTAGCCGATTCTGACGTTTTTCGTAAGGTAGATTTCGGTATCTTACGTTCAGAGCGTGAAAAATTTGTTTACCAAGAGTTTGCGTCACAATGTGCATTCTGTGGTTATGGCACAGAGGCTCCAATCGATGAACTGAACATTCGTCCGTTTACTGCAAACAACTTCTTCAGCGGTCTGATTGACACTTGGTATACTTACGATGGCGATGCATACCTAGACTACCTTGCATCACAAGGTGCGCCAGTAGTACCTACGCTTCAGCCGAACTATTACAACATTGAAGAAGACGTAACGGCGCTTTACGCTAACTTCGAATTTGGTTATGACATTGGTGACATGCCGTTAACCATGAACTTCGGTGCCCGTTACGAAGAAACCAGTGTTTCAGTTTCTGCAGTACAAGCGCTTATCGCCGACGTTGTTCCTACTACTGACTTAACCTTGTTCTCAAATGTCTTCGCTCCATCAGAAAACATTACAGGTTCATCTTCATATGCCAACCTTCTACCTAGCCTGAACGTTAAGTTAGAAGTACAAGAAGATATGATTGTGCGTTTCTCTCGCTACGACTCTTTGACACGCCCTACTATGTCTCAGATGTCTCCAGCGACCACTTTCAACGAGCCTCGTCGTCAAAACCTACAGGCAAGCGGCGGTAACCCAGATCTTAAGCCATTTAGCGCTGAAAACTGGGATTTATCATTTGAGTGGTATTACAGCGATGATTCTGTGTTCTCGTTTGCAGTATTTAGCAAAGAAGTAGAAGACTTCATTGTCACGCTTTCTGGCGATGAAACTTATACCATGACGAACCGTCTTCCAAATGACTATCGCTGTGCGGCGGAAGATTGTGCGGTGGGCGTATCGCTTGACCCACAAGACCCTGATCGCGACGTAGTGGCTGACACAGAAGAGCTTAATGGCGCAAGCGAAGTTTATACTGTTACACGGCCTCAAAACGGCGAAACGGCAACGGTTAATGGTTACGAAGTAGCGATTACCCACGTTTGGGATAACGGCTTTGGTGTAACCGCTAACGCTACTGTAGTTAACAGTGATGCGGAAGTATCTGGCGATACAACACAGACGTTTGCGCTAGCAGGTCTTGGTGATTCACAAAACCTTATCGTGTTCTACGAGCGCGATGCGTTCCAGGCTCGTGTAGCGTTTAATAACCGAGAGTCGTTCCTATTTGCACTAGATAATACTGAAGTTGGCGGCGCGACAGGCGAGCCAATTACGACTGAAACCTACGGTCAGTGGGATGTAAGTGCAAGTTACGACATCAACGAACATCTTACGGTATTTGTTGAAGGTATTAACGTAACGGAAGAAGAGCTTTCGCAGATAGGCCGCTTCCCAGACCAAATATACTCAATTGAAGACAATGGTGCTCGCTACTCTGTAGGTATCCGAGGCTCATTCTAA
- a CDS encoding tryptophan halogenase family protein, with protein MNHSSYRSQKQRLVIVGGGTAGWLTAAIVAAKHKVAMGECGLDITLVESSDIPTVGVGEGTWPTMRNTLKDIGLSEKEVFRRCSAAFKQGGKFVNWVNGDGDFYYHPFTVPLGYGRVEMAPYVGDIANFANATNFQQHVCERNMAPRTLSEQEYSSAQSNYAYHLDAGAFADMLRDFSKTELGVKHIVATVESVAATSNEHIESVTLNNGMVLHADLFVDCSGFRSLLLGETLGESVVSTDDVLFNNSALALHVPHEEDFEIKPYTQATAQEAGWIWDIGLSSRRGVGHVYSTDFTTDERAEEVLRQYVGDEQGDLKARTIRFNSGYKKRIWKGNCIGVGLSAGFVEPLEATALMLIEISARYIAEQMPLPATAMPIVSQRFNKQMNYRWQRIIDFLKLHYIFNQRSEPYWVANRDASSIPDSLKEDLEIWKYRGPQIADFSAAIELFPAASYQYVLYGMGFSPDFSLQSHFYNERDLADKVIQQNQLITQQKLSSLPNHRDYIEQWLAS; from the coding sequence ATGAACCATTCATCTTATAGATCTCAAAAACAGCGTCTTGTCATCGTAGGTGGCGGCACCGCTGGCTGGCTTACTGCCGCCATAGTCGCAGCTAAACACAAGGTAGCAATGGGTGAATGTGGCTTAGACATTACTCTGGTCGAATCTAGTGACATTCCTACTGTAGGCGTAGGTGAAGGTACGTGGCCAACGATGCGTAACACGCTTAAAGATATTGGCCTATCTGAAAAAGAAGTATTTAGACGCTGTAGCGCTGCTTTTAAGCAGGGCGGTAAGTTTGTTAACTGGGTAAATGGCGATGGCGATTTTTACTATCACCCGTTTACCGTACCGCTAGGTTATGGCCGCGTTGAGATGGCTCCCTACGTAGGCGACATTGCAAATTTTGCCAATGCCACTAACTTTCAGCAGCACGTGTGTGAACGCAATATGGCGCCTCGTACGCTAAGCGAACAAGAATACAGCAGCGCACAGTCGAACTATGCGTATCATTTAGATGCTGGTGCATTTGCTGACATGTTGCGAGACTTCAGCAAAACGGAGCTAGGCGTAAAACACATTGTCGCCACTGTAGAAAGCGTAGCCGCAACCTCAAACGAACATATCGAAAGCGTTACGCTTAACAACGGCATGGTTTTACATGCCGATTTATTTGTCGACTGTTCTGGTTTTCGCTCACTATTACTTGGCGAAACCCTCGGTGAAAGCGTTGTTTCTACAGACGATGTGTTATTTAATAACTCTGCCCTTGCCCTTCATGTACCCCACGAAGAAGACTTTGAAATTAAGCCCTATACCCAAGCAACAGCTCAAGAAGCAGGCTGGATTTGGGATATTGGTTTGTCTTCTCGAAGAGGTGTAGGCCATGTTTACTCGACCGATTTTACTACCGACGAACGGGCGGAAGAAGTATTGCGTCAATACGTAGGTGACGAGCAGGGTGACTTGAAAGCGCGCACAATTCGCTTTAACTCTGGTTACAAGAAGCGTATTTGGAAAGGCAACTGCATTGGCGTGGGCCTTTCCGCAGGGTTTGTAGAGCCATTAGAAGCAACCGCCCTTATGCTTATTGAGATTTCAGCACGTTATATTGCAGAGCAAATGCCGTTGCCCGCCACAGCTATGCCTATAGTCAGCCAGCGCTTTAACAAGCAAATGAACTATCGTTGGCAACGCATTATCGACTTCTTGAAACTTCATTATATTTTTAATCAACGCAGTGAACCTTACTGGGTTGCCAATCGCGATGCGTCTTCTATCCCCGACTCTTTAAAAGAAGATTTGGAAATTTGGAAGTATCGCGGACCACAAATTGCTGATTTTTCAGCGGCAATAGAGCTATTCCCTGCCGCCAGCTATCAGTATGTGTTATACGGAATGGGATTTTCTCCAGACTTTTCTTTGCAATCTCATTTCTACAACGAACGTGACCTAGCAGATAAAGTAATTCAACAAAATCAGCTAATCACGCAGCAAAAACTAAGCAGCTTACCTAATCACCGCGACTACATTGAGCAGTGGTTGGCAAGCTAA
- a CDS encoding SapC family protein, with translation MPTFETLSADTHSALTIDESKLASTYSKFHLLNIEIKEAVQASSDFPLFFSKPTEAQYWTISALCGLAPQENVFETQGTWLGHYAPLSLRTLPFIVRLGNDAEQQEVLVDVDSPAVSSQNGEALFLPSKRPTAYLDNKKKLLDERVTAMQQTAVMMNQISEMGLIHTVDLIIEYKDNTNQRVGGLATVNEQRLQSLTGEELANLNQKGLLNVLFNILGSILQVNRVIRLHNTKFPDRAVNNIKFETSKS, from the coding sequence ATGCCAACATTTGAAACCTTATCGGCTGATACCCACAGTGCTCTTACTATTGACGAGAGCAAGCTTGCTAGTACTTATTCGAAATTTCATCTTCTCAACATTGAGATAAAGGAAGCCGTTCAAGCATCTAGCGACTTCCCTTTGTTTTTCAGTAAACCTACTGAAGCGCAGTATTGGACAATTTCGGCCCTGTGCGGCCTAGCTCCCCAAGAAAACGTGTTTGAAACGCAAGGTACATGGCTTGGTCACTATGCACCGCTTAGTCTTCGCACCTTACCTTTTATCGTGCGATTGGGAAATGATGCTGAGCAGCAAGAAGTTTTAGTTGATGTCGACTCGCCAGCCGTTTCTTCTCAAAACGGTGAAGCGCTCTTTTTGCCTTCAAAGCGCCCTACTGCGTACTTAGATAACAAAAAGAAATTGCTAGATGAGCGCGTTACCGCCATGCAGCAAACCGCTGTAATGATGAATCAAATTAGCGAGATGGGGCTCATTCATACTGTTGACTTGATCATAGAGTACAAGGACAACACCAATCAACGCGTGGGCGGATTAGCTACGGTGAATGAACAGCGCTTGCAAAGCCTTACAGGTGAAGAACTAGCTAATTTGAATCAAAAGGGCCTGCTAAACGTGCTTTTTAATATTCTTGGCTCTATTTTGCAGGTGAACCGCGTTATCCGTCTTCATAACACTAAATTCCCTGATCGCGCTGTTAACAACATTAAGTTCGAAACCAGCAAGTCATAA
- a CDS encoding SLC5 family protein, with the protein MFSSTIQVSVFVFVTALIGFLTYLSCRGQNRNAQNQNREYFLAGGGLAWYFVAGSITLTNLSTDQLVGMNGNQMALLALWELAAVVGLFVLAKVFLPVYYKFKCTTTTELLEQRYHDKHIRAVISALFFAGSALIFCPAVIYSGSLFMQSMFNVELPLMYIAVIFVIVGALYAIFGGLRAVAVSDTYSGVLLLTMAVLVVILALQAIDYNFDGIPQERLTLIGDDESPIPWHTLLTGMIFIQMFYWGTNQVITQRAMAAPSLKEAQKGVFAAAGIRLLIVPAIIVIPGIVSYKLFGDIGDSAYGKIVATVLPDWLSGVFAAAMAAAVLTTFNSNLNSATALYVCDIHESYINKTPNVPKLSGYVTVLLCLVSLALIPVYQQADSIINLVQKLYGLLSMPILSVFIVGLLFRNVHAFAAIGAVLFGVSIYALMSFEASPLYAPFGLHYIHLMFATLIGCVAFALIVNRVVFNQKAEFSLELYKKEA; encoded by the coding sequence ATGTTTTCCAGCACTATTCAGGTGTCTGTTTTTGTCTTTGTGACTGCTTTAATTGGTTTTCTAACCTATTTAAGTTGCCGCGGACAAAATAGAAATGCCCAAAACCAAAACCGCGAATACTTTCTTGCAGGCGGAGGTCTAGCTTGGTATTTCGTTGCAGGTAGTATCACGCTCACCAACCTAAGTACCGACCAGCTAGTAGGTATGAACGGTAACCAAATGGCCTTGTTAGCCCTATGGGAACTAGCAGCCGTTGTAGGCCTTTTCGTACTGGCAAAAGTATTTCTGCCTGTGTATTACAAATTCAAGTGTACAACCACAACAGAACTTCTAGAGCAGCGCTATCACGACAAGCATATACGCGCAGTTATTAGTGCGCTCTTCTTCGCAGGCAGTGCTTTAATATTTTGCCCGGCTGTAATCTATTCTGGCTCTTTGTTCATGCAGTCTATGTTTAACGTTGAACTGCCGCTTATGTACATTGCAGTTATATTCGTTATCGTTGGTGCCCTATATGCTATCTTCGGCGGTCTTCGTGCGGTAGCCGTGTCTGATACCTACTCAGGCGTGCTTCTATTAACCATGGCCGTATTGGTGGTTATTTTAGCGCTTCAAGCCATCGACTATAACTTTGATGGAATTCCGCAAGAGCGACTTACGCTAATTGGCGATGATGAGTCTCCGATCCCTTGGCACACTCTACTTACCGGTATGATCTTTATCCAAATGTTTTATTGGGGTACTAACCAAGTAATTACTCAGCGCGCAATGGCAGCACCCTCTTTGAAAGAAGCGCAAAAAGGCGTATTCGCTGCGGCCGGCATTCGCTTGCTGATTGTACCTGCCATTATTGTTATTCCAGGTATCGTTTCATACAAACTATTTGGTGATATTGGTGATAGTGCTTACGGAAAAATTGTTGCAACGGTATTGCCTGATTGGCTTTCTGGCGTATTCGCAGCGGCCATGGCAGCTGCGGTGTTAACCACGTTTAACAGTAACCTGAACTCTGCTACTGCACTTTACGTTTGCGACATTCACGAAAGCTATATCAACAAAACACCTAACGTACCTAAGCTAAGCGGCTACGTTACGGTTTTATTGTGCCTAGTATCGCTTGCGCTAATCCCAGTATACCAACAAGCTGATAGTATTATTAACTTGGTTCAAAAGCTTTATGGCCTATTAAGTATGCCTATTCTTTCGGTATTCATTGTTGGCTTACTGTTTAGAAATGTGCATGCATTCGCAGCCATTGGGGCAGTGTTGTTCGGTGTTTCAATTTACGCGTTAATGAGCTTTGAAGCTTCACCTCTGTATGCACCGTTTGGACTTCATTACATACACCTAATGTTCGCAACCCTCATTGGCTGTGTCGCCTTTGCTCTTATTGTGAACCGTGTGGTGTTTAACCAGAAGGCAGAGTTTTCGTTAGAGCTTTATAAAAAAGAAGCCTAA
- a CDS encoding alpha-galactosidase, translated as MSSLSQFVRLSNEKVTLIFDCQGRMPKVIYYGAPLSDSTTPEMLSVLNTRQEAKCAPVIEPPITLVPTHGEGWTGQPGLEVSGDADQWSAGFNLVEIDQDAQSVAFIAEDAHRGMRLITSVELDTATSVVKYVSRVENTGSSALNLNYLNAASLPLPTTVSKIKTFEGRWSAEFQTKDHDLFFGSYVRENRRGKTSHDTFPGLIAFPQGTGELNGECYGYHLGASANHKLRAELMADGRSYVQFGELLFPGEVVLNAGDSYTSPVLYTGYGCEGFSSLSQQFHNFIRSNVLNHSAESKPRPVHYNTWEGIYFDHNEDELKALADKVAPLGIERFVLDDGWFKGRRNDKAGLGDWFVDEAIYPEGLDGLIDHVTGLGMEFGIWFEPEMVNPDSDLYRAHPEWALQTENNPHVPFRNQYVLDLTNPEVVEYLYKVITDVLKAYPKISYIKWDMNRDVNHPGNLQGKPAMHGQMAALYGLIDRVKAAKPGIEIESCCSGGGRVDLGILPHTDRFWTSDSNDALDRLYIQRGCSYFFPSEVMGAHVGPRDCHITGRNLPIEIRSAVALFGHMGIEMDPRELTDHEQSVLTDAISLYKKYRHITHGGDLFRMDDDSMNVKFGYVSKDKQEGIFAYNSVTETVRTTPNRFYFAGLDANKQYTIERVWPEKLKEYTPSILQQTEGQVFSGEVLMKYGMQLPVLFPQTALIYTVKAL; from the coding sequence ATGTCGTCACTTTCTCAATTCGTACGCCTGTCGAACGAAAAAGTCACCTTAATATTCGACTGTCAGGGTCGTATGCCAAAAGTCATTTACTATGGTGCGCCATTAAGTGACAGCACAACGCCTGAAATGCTTAGCGTTTTAAACACACGCCAAGAAGCTAAGTGTGCGCCAGTAATAGAGCCACCCATTACTTTAGTGCCAACCCATGGTGAAGGTTGGACAGGACAGCCAGGCCTTGAAGTTTCCGGTGATGCGGACCAGTGGTCAGCAGGCTTTAATTTAGTAGAAATAGATCAAGACGCTCAATCGGTTGCCTTCATTGCTGAAGATGCACATCGCGGTATGCGCCTTATCACAAGTGTAGAGCTTGATACTGCGACCAGCGTTGTAAAATATGTTTCTCGTGTAGAAAACACCGGCAGCAGTGCGCTGAACCTCAATTACCTAAATGCTGCTAGCCTTCCACTTCCTACAACGGTTAGTAAAATCAAAACATTCGAAGGTCGTTGGTCTGCTGAATTCCAAACCAAAGATCACGACCTATTCTTTGGCAGCTATGTACGTGAAAACCGCCGTGGCAAAACCTCTCACGACACCTTCCCTGGCCTTATTGCATTCCCTCAAGGTACGGGTGAACTTAACGGTGAGTGCTATGGTTATCACCTGGGCGCTTCTGCAAATCACAAGCTTCGCGCCGAGCTAATGGCTGATGGTAGAAGCTACGTACAGTTTGGTGAGTTATTATTTCCAGGTGAAGTAGTACTTAACGCTGGGGACAGCTATACATCACCAGTTCTTTACACAGGCTATGGCTGTGAAGGTTTTTCATCCCTGTCGCAACAGTTCCACAATTTTATACGTAGCAATGTGCTAAACCATAGCGCTGAGTCTAAGCCTCGCCCAGTTCACTACAACACCTGGGAAGGGATTTATTTCGATCATAACGAAGACGAACTTAAAGCCTTGGCTGACAAGGTAGCGCCGCTAGGTATTGAACGCTTCGTTTTAGACGATGGATGGTTCAAAGGCCGCAGAAACGACAAAGCTGGGCTTGGTGACTGGTTTGTAGATGAAGCCATCTACCCTGAAGGACTAGACGGGTTAATTGACCATGTTACTGGTCTTGGCATGGAATTCGGCATTTGGTTTGAGCCAGAAATGGTTAACCCAGATAGCGACTTATATCGCGCGCATCCTGAATGGGCACTTCAAACTGAAAACAACCCTCATGTGCCATTTAGAAACCAATACGTTCTAGATTTAACCAATCCAGAAGTGGTTGAGTACCTTTATAAAGTTATTACTGATGTACTTAAAGCCTATCCCAAAATAAGCTACATCAAATGGGACATGAACCGCGACGTAAACCATCCGGGCAACCTGCAAGGCAAACCGGCAATGCACGGCCAAATGGCAGCGCTTTACGGCTTGATTGACCGCGTAAAAGCAGCTAAGCCAGGCATTGAAATAGAAAGCTGCTGTTCAGGTGGCGGACGAGTAGATTTAGGCATATTGCCACACACGGATCGCTTCTGGACGTCAGACTCTAACGATGCACTAGACCGTTTATATATTCAGCGCGGCTGCTCTTACTTCTTCCCATCTGAAGTAATGGGCGCGCACGTAGGTCCGCGTGACTGCCATATTACAGGTCGTAACCTACCTATTGAGATTCGTTCAGCAGTAGCCTTGTTTGGTCATATGGGCATAGAAATGGACCCACGTGAACTGACAGACCACGAGCAAAGCGTGCTAACAGACGCTATTTCGCTTTATAAGAAATATCGCCATATTACCCACGGCGGCGATTTATTCCGCATGGATGATGACAGCATGAATGTGAAATTTGGTTATGTGTCGAAAGACAAGCAGGAGGGTATTTTTGCATATAACAGTGTTACAGAAACCGTACGTACTACGCCTAACCGTTTCTACTTCGCAGGGCTTGACGCTAACAAGCAATACACCATTGAGCGTGTGTGGCCTGAAAAGCTGAAAGAATACACTCCTTCAATTTTACAGCAAACTGAAGGACAAGTGTTCTCTGGCGAAGTCTTGATGAAATACGGTATGCAACTGCCGGTACTCTTCCCACAAACAGCGCTGATTTATACTGTTAAAGCCCTGTAG